CTGGCCAGAAACCCGGACAAATATATATTTAATGATCCTGGAATAGAAATCATACAAGGGGATGCTCAGAGCACAGATTCGATCCGGCTGCTGCTTAAAGATTGTGATGCCGTAATCAATACGCTGGGACAGCCGGTTAGAGATGACCCGATATACAGCAGCGTTACGAACAACATCCTTACGATCATGAATGAGTATGGAATGAATAGATACATCGGTGTTACGGGAGGGTCACTTCACGTACCCGGTGACAGCAAGAAGTTGATCAACAAAATTGGTGAGAAGCTGTTCGAGCTCTTTTTTTCCAAGATGATGATTGATAAAAAGAAGGAACTGAACCTTCTTCTAAATAGTGATAGAGACTGGACACTTATACGATTACCGTTTGTGGTTGATGGTCCTGAAACAGGGGACATCAAGGTGAAATTAACGGATATGCCCGGAACAAAAATGACGAATGGGGATATTGCGGCATTTCTTATTGATCAGGTGCTGGGCACCCAATATATCCGTAAAACCCCCTGTATTTCGAATTGATATCCTAAATATTTATCACAAAAAACCCGTATGGCCTTCACCTTAAATTAGGAAGAGCCATGCGGGTTTTTCACATTACCCCTATGTTATTGAATCGTTCCCGATCCCTTGGAAATCTGGTTCAAGGCTTCGCCCGATTCATTAATGTAAATATCCCGAACGGCAAGATCGCCAATCGCACAAATGCCGACTAAGCGGCCTTGGTTGTCCACTACAGGCAGACGTCTAATCTGATGCTGTGCTAGCATATTTGCTGCCTCATGAATTTCCGTGTGCGGCTCGCAGCATTTGACCTCGCCTGTCATCAGCTCTTCGCATGTCGTCATTCTTAAATCCTTGTTCTTGGCCACACCACGAAGCACGATATCGCGGTCTGTCATAATCCCAGTCAGCCGACCTGCCTGATCAACAATCGGTACTGCACCGACATTGCCCTGTTCCATGATTTTCGCTGCCTTCTCTACGGGGTCACTCGTTTGGCAGGTCTGTACTTGTCTGGTCATGACTTCAATGATTTGCATGTTAAGTTTAAGTCTCCTTTTAAAAAGTTTACTGATAATATGAGTTTAAAAGGAAGTCTTTATACACCCTGCAAGAACAAGAGTTGCCGTTTCCCAGCGAGGTCTGTAAAGGATATGTCGCATTCCGTCGGTCAATCGACTTCAGCTGAAGAGTCTCGATGTCTGCCACATTATGATAAGCCGGATGTATTGCCAGGGAAATATATGTATGCAGAAAATGTAAATCTATATGTCGAAGTTATATCATGCCCGAACCCGCCTAATCCTGTTTTTTTCGATTGAACCATGCCGCCACATAACCTGCAATCATCGAGCAGACCAGGCCCAAGCTATAGGTGAGAATGTTAATATAAGCGGTGTTTGTGTACTGGTTCCAATATCCCCAGCGGAAGAGCGCCGAATCCAGATTTTCAGGACCTCCACCCAGCCCCTTAAAAATATGACGATAATATCCATAAGCAAAAAAACCAAGAACCCCAGCCATTACAATCAGGAAGGTTATGATTCCACTGGAATACCATCCGTCTTTCATTTTTTCATGAAAGAAGTTTCTGAATGTCATGCCCATCAGATAAAGGAGAGCTATATATAGTGGAATAAGGAGAAACACCACCAGCATGGCAGGATTTCCATTACCCGAAAGATGCCCATTCCACCTCAGCCGGAAAGTTAACATATCGACCAGCCCGGTTAATGATGCCGTAAGCAGAAACAGGACGATGATGCTCAGAAACAAGGAGCGCTGCTGTCCCGTGGGGGCAGGGAAACGCCTTTGATATTTGCTAGATTCCGGCCGATTGGATAATGGCGGAAGCTTAAATCTTTTGACAGTGACAGGATCGCTGAATTGAAGGTGTTCTATTTTTATGGACTCAAGCTCTCTTAACATTTCCAGAAAAATCTGTCCGATCAGCAGGCTCTCTCCCAATGCATCATGTCT
Above is a window of Paenibacillus uliginis N3/975 DNA encoding:
- a CDS encoding CBS domain-containing protein yields the protein MQIIEVMTRQVQTCQTSDPVEKAAKIMEQGNVGAVPIVDQAGRLTGIMTDRDIVLRGVAKNKDLRMTTCEELMTGEVKCCEPHTEIHEAANMLAQHQIRRLPVVDNQGRLVGICAIGDLAVRDIYINESGEALNQISKGSGTIQ
- a CDS encoding NAD(P)-dependent oxidoreductase, whose protein sequence is MDRSKTIAIIGGTGKVGLHVATKALQNGYQVVMLARNPDKYIFNDPGIEIIQGDAQSTDSIRLLLKDCDAVINTLGQPVRDDPIYSSVTNNILTIMNEYGMNRYIGVTGGSLHVPGDSKKLINKIGEKLFELFFSKMMIDKKKELNLLLNSDRDWTLIRLPFVVDGPETGDIKVKLTDMPGTKMTNGDIAAFLIDQVLGTQYIRKTPCISN
- a CDS encoding 3'-5' exonuclease yields the protein MSMQVKMLSEQAYEVSGLSIRDIQRQKFCVFNLEATGVQVDTERIIQIGAVYMDSSGVNSEEAFSTYIKPAKPISQEIETLTGIYNGDVENAPRLEEVYGQFLDFAEGCILVTHAGYEFDLPLLQRECLRQSLAVPTNPCIDTKALFTYLHPEVEDIISTDFLLNYYGLDSKGMQRHDALGESLLIGQIFLEMLRELESIKIEHLQFSDPVTVKRFKLPPLSNRPESSKYQRRFPAPTGQQRSLFLSIIVLFLLTASLTGLVDMLTFRLRWNGHLSGNGNPAMLVVFLLIPLYIALLYLMGMTFRNFFHEKMKDGWYSSGIITFLIVMAGVLGFFAYGYYRHIFKGLGGGPENLDSALFRWGYWNQYTNTAYINILTYSLGLVCSMIAGYVAAWFNRKKQD